A DNA window from Budorcas taxicolor isolate Tak-1 chromosome 14, Takin1.1, whole genome shotgun sequence contains the following coding sequences:
- the FOXH1 gene encoding forkhead box protein H1 gives MGPCSNPGLGLPKGDSPSQPPKRRKKRYLRHDKPPYTYLAMIALVIQAAPSRRLKLAQIIRQVQAAFPFFRDDYEGWKDSIRHNLSSNRCFRKVPKDPAKPQAKGNFWAVDVSLIPAEALRLQNTALCRRWQSRGARGAFAKDLGPYVLHGRPYQPPSPQLPPCEGFSIKSLLGDSGEGTPRSSPRRSGSERSGEGEVPAALPPCEKPLWPVCPLPRPIRAEGKTSQGENRKPSVLSPEPRAWPLHLVQGTPDPGVLSGGGHRASLWGQLPTSYLPIYTPNVVMPLAPLPPTSCPRCPPSTSTGYWGVAPETHGPTRLLWDLDALFQGVPPNKSIYDVWVSHPRDLATPSPGWLLSWYGL, from the exons gaggaagaagagatacCTGCGGCATGACAAGCCTCCCTACACCTACTTGGCCATGATCGCCCTTGTGATCCAGGCTGCACCCTCCCGCAGGCTGAAGCTGGCCCAG ATCATCCGTCAGGTCCAGGCCGCGTTCCCCTTCTTCAGGGATGATTACGAAGGCTGGAAAGACTCCATCCGCCACAACCTCTCCTCCAACCGGTGCTTCCGCAAG gtgCCCAAGGATCCCGCGAAGCCTCAGGCCAAGGGCAACTTCTGGGCGGTCGACGTGAGCCTGATCCCGGCCGAGGCGCTGCGGTTGCAGAACACGGCCCTGTGCCGGCGCTGGCAGAGCAGGGGCGCGAGGGGAGCCTTCGCCAAGGACCTCGGCCCCTACGTGCTGCACGGCCGGCCCTACCAGCCGCCCAGTCCCCAGTTGCCGCCCTGCGAGGGCTTCAGCATCAAGTCTCTGCTAGGGGACTCCGGGGAGGGGACACCGCGGAGCAGCCCCAGAAGGTCAGGCTCAGAGCGCTCAGGGGAGGGAGAGGTGCCTGCTGCACTCCCGCCCTGTGAGAAGCCTCTGTGGCCCGTCTGCCCCCTCCCAAGGCCCATCAGGGCAGAGGGGAAGACTTCCCAGGGGGAAAACAGAAAGCCCTCCGTCCTGTCCCCtgagcccagggcctggcctcTCCACTTAGTGCAGGGCACCCCAGACCCCGGGGTTCTCTCTGGTGGAGGTCACAGGGCCTCGCTGTGGGGACAGCTGCCCACCTCCTACTTGCCCATTTACACTCCCAACGTAGTGATGCCTTTGGCCCCACTGccacccacctcctgcccccGGTGCCCTCCCTCCACCAGCACAGGCTATTGGGGGGTAGCTCCGGAAACCCATGGCCCCACAAGGCTGCTCTGGGATTTagatgctctcttccagggggtGCCACCCAACAAAAGCATCTATGACGTGTGGGTTAGCCACCCCCGAGACCTGGCTACCCCCAGCCCAGGCTGGCTGCTCTCCTGGTACGGCCTGTga
- the KIFC2 gene encoding kinesin-like protein KIFC2, protein MRTGSAAGERGVGAGTRGGVKPGPLPPRAPMYAFYSLLIYIFYSLFRRDGGAAAAADAENPAQSARCKPGSRRRAYQPTAELWTELTGLVGSSEAEDGSGGGAERCPAEVSLEEALVRLAEFLSVQLGAEESFGTPPDLSKPGDVPPLLTVTGQLLALLAWIRSPRGRQALSQGTQPVSGVQHPPPAGSPLQEESPSLSQRGEAQGQQPPQLEEDQRAWQRLEQLILGQLEELKQQLEHQEEELGQLRLGVGATDSEKRVQHLTLENKALKQSLSLTRDLLLHWGPAPNTRAPQEEAEALLELRGRLQEAQDTTEALRVQLGVQEVQLQGLQGALRQLQQETEQNCRRELQQMRGQLAGLRARMASLRQGCGDLRGLVSTFTQSCQGSLSEAQGQVSWALGALSADGAGTQLAEVRQGPLPGCPGRLLELKGNIRVLCRLRPGTPSSLVSLEPGPGGTVTTCYRGHQRRFRLDWVFPPHASQEEVFRELESAVLSCLGGYSVCIFTYGQTGTGKTYSMEGPPEDPGIAPRALQSLFREMGTGGQHRVTLSMVEIYNEAVRDLLAPGPPQRLAVRQGPAGQGGIQVAGLTHWDVPNLESLHQMLSLGRSNRATAATAMNQRSSRSHALVTLTLRTASPSRGPGTAGTLHLVDLAGSERAWKAGAASSSQEDRDGAQRLREARTINRSLLALGGVMAALRARRPHVPFRDSQLTRLLQPALGPGATAVLLLQISTRPEDLGETVCSLKFAERVGRVELGPARPCRAPRSGTPSSLSTDTPLSGTPCTPTPSPGSPPSPGLDSGSSSALAPPEDLPS, encoded by the exons ATGCGCACGGGCTCTGCGGCGGGCGAGCGCGGTGTCGGCGCGGGGACGCGGGGCGGCGTGAAGCCGGGCCCTTTGCCGCCCCGCGCTCCCATGTACGCCTTCTACTCGCTGCTCATCTACATCTTCTACAGCCTCTTCCGCAGGGATGGCGGGGCCGCGGCGGCCGCCGACGCTGAAAACCCGGCCCAG AGCGCCCGCTGTAAACCCGGGAGTCGCCGCCGCGCCTACCAGCCAACCGCTGAGCTGTGGACCGAGCTGACCGGCCTGGTCG GCTCTTCGGAGGCCGAGGATGGGTCGGGAGGGGGAGCCGAGCGCTGTCCGGCGGAGGTCTCCCTGGAAGAGGCTCTCGTGCGTCTCGCCGAGTTCCTCTCAGTCCAGCTGGGGGCGGAAGAGAGCTTTGGGACTCCTCCCGACCTGAGCAAG CCCGGTGATGTTCCCCCACTGTTGACGGTGACTGGTCAACTCTTGGCTCTCCTGGCATGGATTCGAAGTCCCAGGGGCAGGCAGGCCCTGTCCCAGGGGACGCAGCCTGTCTCAGGGGTGCAACACCCTCCTCCTGCTG gatcCCCATTGCAAGAAGAAAGCCCTTCCCTTTCACAAAGGGGCGAGGCCCAGGGACAGCAGCCTCCTCAGCTGGAGGAGGACCAGAGGGCTTGGCAGCGGCTGGAACAGCTCATCCTTGGACAG TTGGAAGAGCTGAAGCagcagctggaacatcaggaggaggagctgggccaGCTGCGCCTGGGAGTG GGAGCAACAGACTCAGAGAAAAGGGTTCAGCATCTGACTCTGGAGAACAAAGCCCTGAAACAGAGCTTGAGCCTTACTCGGGACCTCCTGCTGCACTGGGGCCCTGCCCCCAACACCAGGGCCCCCCAG GAGGAGGCAGAAGCCCTGCTGGAGCTCCGGGGGCGGCTTCAAGAAGCCCAGGACACCACGGAAGCCCTCCGAGTCCAG CTAGGGGTGCAGGAGGTGCAGCTGCAGGGCCTTCAGGGGGCCCTCCGGCAGCTCCAGCAGGAGACTGAGCAGAACTGCAGGAGGGAGCTGCAGCAGATGCGAGGGCAGCTGGCAG GACTTCGTGCTCGCATGGCCAGCTTGCGTCAGGGCTGTGGGGACCTCCGGGGACTCGTCAGCACCTTTACCCAGAGCTGCCAGGGTTCTCTGAGCGAAGCCCAGGGACAG GTTTCCTGGGCTCTGGGGGCACTGTCAGCTGATGGGGCTGGGACTCAGCTCGCAGAGGTGCGGCAGGGGCCTCTGCCTGGATGCCCAGGGCGGCTGCTGGAGCTCAAGG GAAACATCCGTGTGCTGTGTCGGCTGAGGCCAGGGACACCCTCCAGCCTGGTGAGCTTAGAGCCTGGCCCGGGTGGCACTGTTACCACCTGCTATCGAGGGCACCAGCGTCGCTTCCGCCTAGACTGGGTCTTCCCTCCGCACGCCAGCCAGGAGGAG GTCTTCAGGGAGCTGGAGTCTGCTGTGCTGTCCTGCCTCGGGGGCTACAGTGTCTGCATTTTCACCTACGGTCAGACAGGGACGGGGAAGACCTACAGCATGGAG GGCCCGCCCGAGGACCCCGGCATCGCTCCTAGGGCGCTGCAGTCACTGTTCCGGGAGATGGGCACAGGCGGGCAGCACCGTGTGACCCTCAGCATGGTGGAGATCTACAACGAGGCTGTCAG GGACCTCCTTGCCCCAGGGCCTCCCCAGCGCCTGGCAGTGAGGCAGGGCCCAGCAGGCCAGGGGGGAATCCAGGTGGCCGGCCTCACCCACTGGGACGTGCCCAACCTGGAATCTCTGCACCAG ATGCTGAGCCTGGGGAGGAGCAACCGGGCCACCGCCGCCACCGCCATGAACCAGCGCAGCTCTCGCTCGCATGCCCTGGTCACGCTGACACTGCGCACAGCGTCCCCATCGCGCGGTCCCGGCACCGCAG GCACGCTGCACCTCGTCGACCTGGCGGGGTCCGAGCGCGCCTGGAAGGCGGGGGCGGCCAGCTCGTCTCAGGAAGACCGGGACGGCGCCCAGCGTCTACGGGAGGCTCGGACTATCAACCGCTCGCTGCTGGCGCTGGGAGGCGTGATGGCCGCGCTGCGGGCCCGCCGGCCCCACGTGCCCTTCCGCGACTCGCAGCTGACGCGCCTGCTGCAGCCGGCGCTGGGCCCGGGCGCCACGGCGGTGCTGCTGCTGCAG ATCTCCACGCGGCCCGAGGATCTCGGCGAGACCGTGTGCTCGCTCAAGTTCGCCGAGCGTGTGGGCCGAGTGGAGCTGGGGCCGGCCAGGCCCTGCAGGGCCCCCCGCTCCGGGACGCCCTCCTCCCTGAGCACCGACACACCACTCTCCGGGACTCCCTGCACCCCTACGCCGTCGCCCGGCAGCCCTCCAAGCCCCGGCCTAGACAGCGGCTCCAGCTCGGCTCTGGCACCACCGGAGGACCTGCCTTCCTAG
- the TMEM276 gene encoding transmembrane protein 276 has translation MTPRPGGEWSSALSHLALGAVSLHAALSTAQANRGAAAGFLLQALAAAIMLASGLGTDEDCLAGAWVATVIGLPLLAFDFHWVNGDCSSANLLLGGGMVLAVAGDHLGAEGRSVAGQAVVLVVAVTILIVAVFTTNSYGMWGGVMLGAAGLLSRLEEDRLLLLLPKEDICRWALAGGSWAYHRALHTQRLQWE, from the exons ATGACCCCCAGGCCAGGGGGCGAGTGGAGCTCCGCCCTGTCCCACCTGGCGCTGGGAGCAGTGTCTCTACACGCAGCCCTGAGCACTGCCCAG GCAAATCGAGGGGCCGCTGCTGGTTTCTTGCTCCAGGCCCTGGCCGCCGCCATCATGCTGGCTTCAGGGCTGGGCACGGATGAAGACTGTCTTGCTGGAGCCTGGGTGGCCACTGTCATTGGCCTGCCCCTTTTGGCATTCGATTTCCACTGGGTGAATGGGGACTGCTCCTCTGCCAACCTGCTTCTGGGAGGAGGCATGGTGCTGGCAGTGGCTGGTGACCACCTTGGTGCTGAGGGCCGCTCTGTGGCTGGTCAGGCAGTGGTGCTGGTGGTCGCAGTGACCATCCTCATTGTGGCCGTTTTCACAACCAACTCTTATGGAATGTGGGGGGGTGTGATGCTGGGTGCTGCAGGTCTTCTGAGCCGGCTGGAGGAggacagactgctgctgctgctgccgaaGGAGGACATCTGTCGCTGGGCCTTGGCAGGGGGCAGCTGGGCCTACCACCGGGCCTTGCACACACAGCGCCTACAGTGGGAGTGA